One window of Fusobacterium polymorphum genomic DNA carries:
- a CDS encoding ABC transporter substrate-binding protein: MKKKILLGIFLALISVVILTSCGEKEKEKEAATTEAQANGGHMNIALYWFGETLDPALDWDGWTLTRAAVGETLVTVDENLQLVGQLADSWENVDETTWKFHIRQGVTFQNGNPLTPEAVKSSIERTVKMNERGESALKLASIDVDGEYVIIKTKEPYGAFLANISDPMFIIVDTSADTSKFKETPICTGPYMVTSFKPATSFEAVAYENYWGGKPALDSITVFDIEDDNTRALSLQSGDVDMVQGIRAGDIALFTDNKDYIVKTTTGTRIEFLVMNTLKSSLSDKNLRLAINSAVDYDTIAKVVGGGAVPARAPFPASAPYGYDELNKQTFDLEKTKALLSEAGYKDTNNDGYVDKDGKNLELNIYGTAGGNTRANSTVAELLESQLKTAGIKANIKIAENLDEIKKNGEFDLLFQNWQTVSTGDSQWFLDNAFKTGGSGNYGKYSNKKLDDLINKLATTFDVKEREKITKEASQIIIDEGYGTYIVSQANVNVSNNKVENMHNFPIDYYFLTVDTKIKK, translated from the coding sequence GTGAAGAAAAAAATATTATTAGGAATTTTTCTGGCTCTTATTTCAGTTGTAATTTTAACAAGTTGTGGTGAAAAGGAAAAAGAAAAAGAGGCAGCAACAACAGAGGCTCAAGCTAATGGGGGACATATGAACATTGCTCTTTATTGGTTTGGAGAAACATTGGATCCAGCATTAGACTGGGATGGTTGGACATTAACAAGAGCTGCTGTTGGAGAAACATTAGTAACTGTTGATGAAAACTTACAATTAGTTGGACAATTAGCAGATTCTTGGGAAAATGTTGATGAAACAACTTGGAAATTTCATATTCGTCAAGGGGTAACTTTCCAAAATGGAAATCCTTTAACTCCAGAAGCAGTAAAATCTTCTATTGAAAGAACTGTAAAAATGAATGAAAGAGGAGAAAGTGCTTTAAAATTAGCTAGTATAGATGTAGATGGAGAATATGTAATCATAAAAACAAAAGAACCTTATGGTGCATTTTTAGCAAATATATCTGATCCTATGTTTATAATAGTTGACACAAGTGCTGATACTTCTAAATTTAAAGAAACTCCTATTTGTACAGGACCATATATGGTAACTTCATTTAAACCAGCTACTTCATTTGAAGCAGTTGCTTATGAAAATTATTGGGGAGGAAAACCAGCACTTGATAGCATCACTGTATTTGATATAGAAGATGATAATACAAGAGCTCTTTCTTTACAATCAGGAGATGTTGATATGGTTCAAGGTATAAGAGCTGGTGATATAGCTTTATTTACAGATAATAAAGATTATATTGTTAAGACAACAACAGGAACTCGTATAGAATTTTTAGTTATGAATACATTAAAATCATCTTTAAGTGATAAAAATCTTCGTTTAGCTATTAATTCAGCAGTAGACTATGATACTATTGCAAAAGTTGTTGGTGGAGGAGCAGTTCCAGCTAGAGCACCATTCCCAGCTAGTGCTCCTTATGGTTATGATGAACTTAATAAACAAACTTTTGATTTAGAAAAAACTAAAGCTCTTTTATCAGAAGCAGGCTATAAAGATACAAATAATGATGGCTATGTTGATAAAGATGGTAAAAATCTTGAATTAAATATCTATGGAACTGCTGGTGGAAATACAAGAGCTAACTCAACAGTAGCAGAACTTTTAGAATCTCAATTAAAGACAGCAGGAATAAAAGCTAATATAAAAATAGCAGAAAATCTTGATGAAATTAAAAAGAATGGAGAATTTGATCTTCTATTCCAAAACTGGCAAACAGTTTCAACAGGAGATTCTCAATGGTTCCTAGATAATGCTTTTAAAACAGGTGGAAGTGGAAACTATGGTAAATATAGTAATAAAAAATTAGATGATTTAATTAATAAACTTGCTACTACATTTGATGTAAAAGAGCGTGAAAAAATAACAAAAGAAGCTAGTCAAATAATAATAGATGAAGGGTATGGAACATATATAGTAAGTCAAGCTAATGTAAATGTATCTAATAATAAAGTAGAAAATATGCATAATTTTCCAATAGATTATTATTTCTTAACTGTTGACACAAAAATTAAAAAATAG
- a CDS encoding ABC transporter ATP-binding protein, translating into MKPLLEIKNLNINYKNSIKAVKDVNFTLEDNQIISIVGESGSGKSTLIRAILKLLPMGGEIESGNIFFLEKDIISLNKNELNKLRGKDIGMIFQDPNSTMDPIKTIEKQFIEYILEHNDMPKKEAIELAKEYLLKLNLTDVYRVLKSYPFELSGGMKQRVAIAMAMAQSPRLLLADEPTSALDVTVQAQVIKELKRIRENFKTAIILVTHNMGVAAYISDKIAVMKNGEIIEFGDKEQIIKNPQKEYTKSLLNAIINLK; encoded by the coding sequence ATGAAGCCACTATTAGAAATTAAAAATTTGAATATCAATTATAAAAATTCTATAAAAGCTGTTAAAGATGTTAATTTTACATTGGAAGATAATCAAATTATTTCAATAGTTGGTGAGAGTGGAAGTGGGAAAAGTACACTTATAAGAGCGATACTTAAACTTCTTCCTATGGGTGGAGAAATAGAAAGTGGAAATATTTTCTTTTTAGAAAAAGACATTATTAGCTTAAATAAAAATGAACTTAATAAACTTAGAGGAAAAGATATAGGAATGATATTTCAAGATCCTAATTCAACAATGGATCCTATAAAAACTATTGAAAAACAGTTTATTGAATATATTTTAGAGCATAATGATATGCCTAAAAAAGAAGCCATTGAGTTAGCAAAAGAATATCTATTAAAACTTAATTTAACTGACGTGTATAGAGTTTTAAAATCTTATCCTTTTGAACTTTCAGGTGGAATGAAACAAAGGGTTGCCATTGCTATGGCAATGGCACAAAGCCCACGATTATTACTGGCTGATGAACCAACAAGTGCTCTTGATGTTACTGTACAAGCACAAGTTATTAAAGAATTAAAAAGAATTAGAGAAAATTTTAAAACAGCTATTATTTTAGTTACTCATAATATGGGAGTTGCTGCTTATATATCAGATAAAATCGCTGTTATGAAAAACGGGGAAATTATTGAATTTGGAGATAAAGAGCAGATTATTAAGAATCCTCAAAAGGAATATACAAAATCATTATTAAATGCTATTATAAATTTAAAATAG
- a CDS encoding ABC transporter ATP-binding protein, whose protein sequence is MKDDLLIIENISKTFKVDKNKELKALKNVNIQLKKGECIGIVGESGCGKSTLARIIVGIEKKTSGKIIFDNKEIDGILKTKDIQMIFQNPLSSFNPRMKIIDYMWEPLRNYFNLSKKDSIPLIKKFLIDVGLDENALEKYPHEFSGGQLQRITIARAIIIKPKLIVCDEITSALDVSVQKQILELLKKLQKDLGLSYLFIGHDLAVVQDISQKIVVIYMGEIVEELNSIDLKTKAKHPYTKLLLNSVFEVDKI, encoded by the coding sequence ATGAAAGACGATTTATTAATTATAGAAAATATTTCAAAGACATTTAAAGTTGATAAAAATAAAGAATTAAAAGCTCTTAAAAATGTTAATATACAACTAAAAAAAGGTGAATGTATAGGAATTGTAGGAGAATCTGGTTGTGGAAAATCTACTCTAGCTAGAATAATAGTTGGAATAGAGAAAAAAACATCTGGTAAAATTATCTTTGATAATAAAGAAATAGATGGTATTTTAAAAACAAAAGATATTCAAATGATATTTCAAAATCCTCTTTCATCTTTTAATCCTCGTATGAAGATTATAGATTATATGTGGGAACCACTTAGAAACTATTTTAATTTATCCAAAAAAGATAGTATTCCTCTTATAAAAAAATTTTTAATAGATGTTGGTTTAGATGAAAATGCTTTAGAAAAATATCCTCATGAATTTTCAGGAGGACAACTGCAAAGAATTACAATAGCTAGAGCAATAATAATAAAGCCTAAATTAATAGTTTGTGATGAAATTACAAGTGCATTGGATGTTTCAGTCCAAAAACAAATATTGGAACTTTTAAAAAAATTACAAAAAGATTTAGGCTTATCATATTTATTTATTGGACATGATTTAGCTGTTGTTCAAGATATTAGTCAAAAAATTGTTGTTATATATATGGGAGAAATTGTTGAAGAATTAAACTCTATTGATTTAAAAACTAAGGCAAAACATCCTTATACAAAATTACTTTTGAACTCTGTTTTTGAAGTGGATAAAATATAA
- a CDS encoding NUDIX hydrolase gives MEKFAIPCVAAIIEKIINNEKYILIQTRQKENGAETNGMLEVPAGKIREYENIFEALRREVREETGLTITKILGEDKKISNLIKGNEVISYTPYCITQNLSGAYSIILNTFLCEAEGELLTETNESQNIHWIKIEELKKILKNNPEKIFLLHINALQKYLGI, from the coding sequence ATGGAAAAATTTGCTATTCCTTGCGTAGCTGCAATTATAGAAAAAATTATAAATAATGAAAAATATATTTTAATACAAACAAGGCAAAAAGAAAATGGAGCAGAAACTAATGGAATGTTAGAGGTTCCTGCTGGAAAAATAAGAGAATATGAAAATATTTTTGAGGCTTTAAGAAGAGAAGTTAGAGAAGAAACAGGATTGACTATAACAAAAATTTTAGGAGAAGATAAGAAAATTTCAAATTTAATAAAAGGTAATGAGGTTATTTCATATACTCCTTATTGTATAACACAAAATCTTTCTGGAGCATATTCCATTATTCTAAATACTTTTTTATGTGAAGCTGAAGGAGAATTATTAACTGAAACAAATGAGAGTCAGAATATCCATTGGATAAAAATTGAAGAGCTCAAAAAAATTTTAAAAAATAATCCTGAAAAAATATTTTTATTACATATTAATGCTTTACAAAAATACTTAGGAATATAA
- a CDS encoding GNAT family N-acetyltransferase — protein MKIDLIRASLKDTKEIWEMQVKSFGELLDKYQDFETNPASEPISNIEIRLKQNFTFFYFICIGNKKVGAIRIIDYKEKGKNKRISPIFILPKYRNKGIAQSAIKICEEIHGNNNWELSTILQEKGNCYLYEKLGYHFTGKIQVLNDKLTLIFYEK, from the coding sequence ATGAAAATAGATTTAATAAGAGCAAGTTTAAAAGATACAAAAGAAATTTGGGAAATGCAAGTAAAATCATTTGGGGAATTACTTGATAAATATCAAGATTTTGAAACTAATCCAGCAAGTGAACCTATTTCAAATATTGAAATAAGGCTAAAACAAAATTTTACATTTTTTTATTTTATTTGTATAGGTAATAAAAAAGTTGGAGCTATAAGAATTATAGACTACAAAGAAAAAGGGAAAAATAAAAGAATTTCACCTATATTTATTCTCCCAAAATATAGAAATAAAGGCATTGCTCAATCTGCAATAAAAATTTGTGAAGAAATTCATGGAAATAATAACTGGGAGTTAAGTACAATCTTGCAAGAAAAAGGAAACTGTTATTTATATGAAAAATTAGGTTATCATTTTACTGGGAAAATACAAGTTCTTAATGATAAACTTACTTTAATCTTTTATGAAAAATAG
- a CDS encoding L-serine ammonia-lyase, iron-sulfur-dependent, subunit alpha — protein sequence MDTLKEFFKIGAGPSSSHTIGPERATKRVKEKFPDADSYIVELWGSLAATGKGHYTDKIIIETFKPIPVEIIWKPEFVHELHTNGMKFIALDKDKNQIGEWTVFSVGGGTIRDYDELMDKSPKKEVYPLNSIKEIIKWCKDNNKHLWQYVEECEGPSIWQHLRFIDQAMSDAVQRGLEKNGDVPGPFKYPKRAREMYEKALSKRASLVFTNKIFAYALAVSEENASMGQVVTAPTCGASGVVPGVLRAMKEEYELVEKHILRGLAIAGLIGNLVKHNATISGAEGGCQAEVGTACSMAAAMATYFMGGSIDQIEYAAESAMEHHLGMTCDPVGGYVIIPCIERNAICAVRAVNTAVYCMSTDGKHTISFDEVVKTMKETGKDMCSAYKETSDGGLAKYYDRILVDNKE from the coding sequence ATGGATACACTAAAAGAATTCTTTAAAATTGGAGCAGGTCCATCAAGTTCACATACAATAGGACCTGAAAGGGCAACAAAAAGAGTGAAAGAGAAATTTCCTGATGCTGATAGTTATATAGTTGAGCTTTGGGGAAGTTTAGCTGCTACTGGAAAAGGGCACTATACAGATAAAATAATTATAGAAACATTTAAACCAATTCCAGTTGAAATAATTTGGAAACCTGAATTTGTTCATGAATTACATACTAATGGAATGAAATTTATTGCCCTTGATAAAGATAAAAATCAAATTGGAGAATGGACAGTATTTTCAGTTGGTGGAGGAACTATAAGGGATTATGATGAACTTATGGATAAATCACCTAAAAAAGAGGTTTATCCTTTAAACTCTATAAAAGAAATTATTAAATGGTGTAAGGATAATAATAAACATTTATGGCAATATGTTGAAGAATGTGAAGGACCATCTATATGGCAACATTTAAGATTTATTGACCAAGCTATGAGTGATGCAGTACAAAGAGGTTTAGAAAAAAATGGAGATGTTCCTGGACCATTCAAATACCCAAAAAGAGCTAGAGAAATGTATGAAAAAGCATTATCTAAAAGAGCCTCATTAGTATTTACAAATAAAATTTTTGCTTATGCCTTAGCAGTATCAGAAGAAAATGCTAGTATGGGACAAGTCGTAACTGCACCTACTTGTGGAGCCTCAGGAGTTGTTCCTGGTGTTTTAAGAGCAATGAAAGAAGAATATGAATTAGTTGAAAAACATATTTTAAGAGGTTTAGCTATCGCAGGATTAATTGGAAACTTAGTTAAACATAATGCAACTATCTCAGGAGCAGAAGGAGGTTGTCAAGCTGAAGTTGGAACTGCTTGTTCAATGGCAGCTGCAATGGCAACATATTTTATGGGTGGAAGTATAGACCAAATAGAATATGCAGCTGAAAGTGCAATGGAACACCATTTAGGTATGACTTGTGACCCTGTTGGTGGTTATGTAATTATACCTTGTATAGAAAGAAATGCTATTTGTGCTGTAAGAGCAGTAAATACAGCTGTATATTGTATGTCTACTGATGGAAAACATACTATTAGTTTTGATGAAGTTGTAAAGACTATGAAAGAAACTGGAAAAGATATGTGTTCTGCATATAAAGAAACTTCTGATGGAGGTCTTGCAAAATACTATGATAGAATTTTGGTGGATAATAAAGAGTAA
- a CDS encoding thioredoxin family protein — protein sequence MRGLEEIYLKGFSYDKYLGIASKEELEKLDELYKNIVISDEFVNKIKSVNKKVSVLASVETWCPFARVFLTTLRKVNEINHIFDLSLITYGRGVSELAGYLKIDEDDFVVPTAVFLDESFSKLRVFNGFPEKYHKDNTLDTIDGTRNYLKGKSVNDILEDILKVF from the coding sequence ATGAGAGGATTAGAAGAAATATATTTAAAAGGATTTAGTTATGATAAATATTTGGGAATAGCAAGTAAAGAAGAGTTAGAAAAATTAGATGAACTATATAAAAATATAGTTATCTCTGACGAATTTGTTAATAAAATAAAGTCAGTAAATAAAAAAGTTTCTGTTTTAGCTAGCGTTGAAACTTGGTGTCCTTTTGCAAGAGTATTTTTAACTACACTAAGAAAAGTAAATGAAATAAATCATATCTTTGATTTATCTTTAATTACTTATGGGAGAGGTGTTTCTGAATTAGCAGGTTATTTAAAAATAGATGAAGATGATTTTGTTGTTCCAACAGCAGTATTTTTAGATGAAAGTTTTTCTAAATTAAGAGTATTTAATGGTTTTCCAGAAAAATACCACAAAGATAACACACTAGATACTATTGATGGAACTAGAAATTATTTAAAAGGTAAATCAGTAAATGACATACTTGAAGATATATTAAAAGTTTTTTAA
- the ruvA gene encoding Holliday junction branch migration protein RuvA: MFEYLYGTVEYKKMDYIAIDINGVGYRVYFPLREYEKIEVGNKYKFYIYNHIKEDTYKLIGFLDERDRKIFELLLKINGIGSSLALAVLSNFSYNKIIEIISKNDYTTLRQVPKLGEKKAQIIILDLKGKLKNLTYTEEETVSMDMLEDLVLALEGLGYNKKEIDKTLEKIDLSKFSSLEEAIKGILKNMRIGD, from the coding sequence ATGTTTGAATATCTATATGGAACAGTGGAATATAAGAAAATGGATTATATAGCCATTGATATAAATGGTGTTGGTTATAGAGTATATTTTCCACTTAGAGAATATGAAAAAATAGAAGTAGGAAATAAATATAAATTTTACATATATAATCATATTAAAGAAGATACATATAAATTAATTGGTTTTTTAGATGAAAGAGATAGAAAAATATTTGAATTACTGCTTAAAATAAATGGAATAGGTTCATCTTTGGCATTGGCAGTTTTATCAAATTTTTCATATAATAAAATTATTGAAATTATTTCAAAAAATGATTATACTACTCTTAGGCAAGTTCCAAAATTAGGAGAAAAAAAGGCACAAATTATTATCCTAGACTTGAAAGGAAAATTAAAAAATCTTACTTACACAGAAGAAGAAACAGTTTCTATGGATATGTTGGAAGATTTAGTTTTAGCATTGGAAGGCTTAGGATACAACAAAAAAGAAATTGATAAAACTTTAGAAAAAATTGATTTGAGCAAATTTTCTTCTTTGGAAGAAGCAATAAAAGGAATTTTAAAAAATATGAGAATAGGAGATTAG
- the uvrA gene encoding excinuclease ABC subunit UvrA — translation MIDKITIKGARQHNLKNIDIELPKNEFIVITGVSGSGKSSLAFDTIYSEGQRRYVESLSAYARQFIGQMNKPEVDSIEGLSPAISIEQKTTNRNPRSTVGTITEVYDYLRLLFAHIGTAHCPICHTAVEKQSVDEIVESVMTKFDDGSKIILLAPVVKDKKGTHKNIFLNLFKKGFVRARVNGEVLYLEDEIELDKNKKHSIEVVVDRLVLKKDDKDFESRLTQSIETAIDLSNGKLIINDGKNDYLYSENYSCPNHEDVSIPELNPRLFSFNAPYGACPECKGLGKKLEVDENKLIENPELSIEDGGMYIPGAMARKGYSWEIFKAMAKVAKIDLTKPVKDLSQKELDIIFYGYDEKFRFDYTGGEFDFHGYKEYEGAVKNLERRYYESFSEAQKEEIENKYMVERICKVCNGKRLKDEVLAVTVNGKNIMEICDMSIKNSLDFFINMNLTEKQEKIAKEILKEIRERLTFMTNVGLDYLTLSRETKTLSGGESQRIRLATQIGSGLTGVLYVLDEPSIGLHQKDNDKLLATLNRLKELGNTLIVVEHDEDTMMQADKILDIGPGAGEFGGDIVAFGSPKEIMKNKNSITGKFLSGKEEIEIPKKRRKWNKSIKLYGAKGNNLKNIDVEFPLGVMTVVTGVSGSGKSTLVNSTLYPVLFNKLNKGKLYPLEYEKIDGLDALEKVINIDQTPIGRTPRSNPATYTKLFDDIRDIFAETQDAKLHGFKKGRFSFNVKGGRCEACQGAGILKIEMNFLPDVYVECEVCKGKRYNKETLDVYYKGKNIYDVLEMSVLEAYEFFKNIPSLERRLKVLIDVGLDYIKLGQPATTLSGGEAQRIKLATELSKMSKGNTIYILDEPTTGLHFQDIKKLLEVLNRLLEKGNTVIIIEHNLDVIKTADHIIDIGVDGGENGGTVVATGTPEEIAKSKKSYTGKYIAKILKSKKK, via the coding sequence ATGATAGATAAAATTACTATAAAGGGAGCAAGACAACATAATCTTAAAAATATAGATATTGAACTCCCTAAAAACGAATTTATTGTTATAACAGGTGTGAGTGGAAGTGGAAAATCATCTCTTGCCTTTGATACAATTTATTCAGAAGGGCAAAGAAGATATGTAGAAAGTCTTTCAGCTTATGCAAGACAGTTTATAGGACAAATGAACAAACCAGAAGTTGATAGTATAGAAGGTTTATCTCCTGCAATCTCAATAGAGCAAAAAACTACAAATAGAAATCCTCGTTCAACAGTTGGAACAATTACAGAAGTTTATGATTATTTAAGACTTTTATTTGCACATATAGGAACTGCACACTGTCCAATTTGTCATACAGCAGTTGAAAAACAAAGTGTAGATGAAATTGTTGAAAGTGTTATGACAAAATTTGATGATGGTAGTAAAATTATTTTATTAGCACCTGTTGTTAAAGATAAAAAAGGTACTCATAAAAATATATTTTTAAATTTGTTTAAAAAAGGCTTTGTAAGAGCAAGAGTAAATGGTGAAGTACTTTATTTAGAAGATGAAATAGAACTTGATAAGAATAAAAAACATAGTATAGAAGTTGTTGTAGATAGATTAGTTTTAAAAAAAGATGATAAAGATTTTGAAAGTAGATTAACTCAATCAATAGAAACTGCAATAGATTTATCAAATGGAAAATTAATTATAAATGATGGAAAAAATGATTATCTATATAGTGAAAATTATTCTTGTCCTAATCATGAAGATGTAAGTATACCTGAATTAAATCCAAGATTATTTTCATTTAATGCACCTTATGGAGCTTGTCCTGAATGTAAAGGTTTAGGAAAAAAACTAGAAGTTGATGAAAATAAATTGATAGAAAATCCCGAACTATCTATTGAAGATGGAGGAATGTATATTCCAGGAGCTATGGCAAGAAAAGGATATAGTTGGGAAATTTTTAAAGCTATGGCAAAGGTAGCTAAAATTGATTTAACTAAGCCTGTTAAAGATTTAAGTCAAAAAGAGTTAGATATAATATTCTATGGCTATGATGAAAAATTTAGATTTGACTATACTGGTGGAGAATTCGATTTTCATGGCTATAAAGAATATGAAGGAGCTGTTAAAAACTTAGAAAGAAGATATTATGAAAGTTTTTCAGAAGCTCAAAAAGAAGAAATTGAGAATAAATATATGGTGGAAAGAATTTGTAAAGTTTGTAATGGAAAAAGATTGAAAGATGAAGTTTTAGCAGTAACTGTCAATGGTAAAAATATTATGGAAATCTGTGATATGAGTATTAAAAATTCTCTTGATTTCTTTATAAATATGAATTTAACTGAAAAGCAAGAAAAGATTGCTAAAGAAATTCTAAAAGAAATTAGAGAAAGATTGACATTTATGACAAATGTTGGTTTAGATTATTTGACACTTTCAAGAGAAACTAAAACTTTATCTGGTGGAGAATCTCAAAGAATAAGACTTGCAACTCAAATAGGTTCTGGACTTACAGGTGTTCTATATGTTTTAGATGAGCCAAGCATAGGATTACACCAAAAAGATAATGATAAATTACTTGCAACTTTAAATAGACTTAAAGAATTGGGAAATACTTTAATAGTAGTTGAGCATGATGAAGATACTATGATGCAAGCAGATAAAATTCTAGATATTGGACCAGGAGCTGGAGAATTTGGTGGAGATATTGTAGCCTTTGGTAGTCCAAAAGAAATAATGAAAAATAAGAATTCTATTACTGGAAAATTTTTAAGTGGTAAAGAAGAAATTGAAATTCCTAAAAAAAGAAGAAAATGGAATAAATCTATTAAACTTTATGGTGCAAAAGGAAATAATTTAAAAAATATAGATGTAGAATTTCCATTAGGGGTTATGACTGTTGTTACAGGAGTGAGTGGAAGTGGTAAGTCAACTCTTGTAAACTCAACTCTATATCCTGTTTTATTTAATAAATTAAATAAAGGAAAATTGTATCCATTAGAATATGAAAAAATCGATGGTTTAGATGCTTTAGAAAAAGTTATTAATATAGACCAAACTCCTATAGGAAGAACTCCAAGGTCTAACCCTGCAACTTATACAAAACTTTTTGATGATATTAGAGATATTTTTGCTGAAACCCAAGATGCAAAACTTCATGGATTTAAAAAAGGTAGATTTTCATTTAATGTAAAAGGTGGAAGATGTGAAGCTTGTCAAGGTGCAGGAATATTAAAAATTGAAATGAATTTTTTACCTGATGTCTATGTTGAATGTGAAGTTTGTAAGGGAAAAAGATATAATAAAGAAACATTAGATGTCTATTACAAAGGTAAAAATATCTATGATGTCTTAGAGATGAGTGTACTTGAAGCCTATGAATTTTTTAAGAATATTCCATCATTGGAAAGAAGATTAAAAGTTCTAATAGATGTAGGTTTAGATTATATAAAGCTAGGACAACCTGCAACAACTTTATCTGGTGGAGAAGCACAAAGAATTAAACTTGCAACTGAACTTTCAAAGATGAGTAAAGGAAACACTATATATATTTTAGATGAACCTACAACAGGATTACATTTCCAAGATATAAAAAAATTATTAGAGGTTTTAAATAGACTTTTAGAAAAAGGGAACACTGTTATAATAATTGAACATAATCTTGATGTTATAAAGACTGCTGACCATATAATTGATATTGGTGTAGATGGTGGAGAAAATGGAGGAACTGTTGTTGCCACTGGAACACCAGAAGAAATTGCAAAATCTAAGAAAAGTTATACAGGTAAGTATATTGCTAAAATTTTAAAAAGTAAGAAAAAATAG
- a CDS encoding RNA 2'-phosphotransferase: MDNDVKLGRFISLILRHKPETIDLKLDKNGWADTKELIEKISKSGREIDFKTLERIVNENNKKRYSFNETKTKIRAVQGHSIKVNLELKEVVPPAVLYHGTAFKNLESIKKVGIKKMNRQHVHLSADVETAKNVATRHSGKYIILEIDTVTMLKENYKFYLSENKVWLTDFVPSKFIKF, encoded by the coding sequence ATGGATAATGATGTAAAACTAGGAAGATTTATCAGCCTTATTCTAAGACATAAACCAGAGACCATAGATTTAAAATTAGATAAAAATGGTTGGGCTGATACAAAAGAATTAATAGAAAAAATTAGCAAATCTGGAAGAGAAATTGATTTTAAAACATTGGAAAGAATAGTTAATGAAAACAATAAAAAAAGATACAGTTTTAATGAAACTAAAACTAAGATAAGAGCAGTTCAGGGACATTCTATTAAAGTTAATTTAGAACTTAAAGAGGTTGTTCCACCTGCTGTTCTTTATCATGGAACAGCTTTTAAAAATTTAGAAAGCATTAAAAAAGTAGGAATTAAAAAGATGAATAGACAACATGTTCATCTTTCAGCAGATGTAGAAACTGCTAAAAATGTTGCTACAAGACATAGTGGAAAATATATAATTCTTGAAATCGATACAGTTACTATGCTAAAAGAAAATTATAAATTTTATCTATCAGAAAATAAAGTTTGGCTTACAGATTTTGTTCCAAGTAAATTTATTAAATTTTAA